One segment of Manihot esculenta cultivar AM560-2 chromosome 4, M.esculenta_v8, whole genome shotgun sequence DNA contains the following:
- the LOC110613877 gene encoding translocon-associated protein subunit beta encodes MANTQSMPLISILVALFLVSSSLASTDVPFIVANKKATLNRLKSGAERVSVSIDIYNQGTSTAYDVSLVDDHWPQDIFDIISGNTSQSWERLDAGGILSHSFELEGKVKGLFYGSPAVITFRIPTKSALQEAYSTPILPLDVLAERPPEKKFEWAKRLLAKYGSVISVISIVVLFVYLVATPSKSSAAKASKKRR; translated from the exons ATGGCAAATACACAAAGCATGCCGCTGATCTCGATACTGGTAGCTCTCTTCTTGGTGTCATCTTCGCTCGCTAGCACAGATGTTCCCTTCATCGTAGCCAACAAGAAGGCCACTCTCAATAGGCTCAAATCCGGAGCCGAACGCGTCTCTGTCTCCATTGATATCTACAATCAGGGAACTTC GACTGCTTATGATGTGAGTCTTGTTGATGATCACTGGCCTCAAGATATATTTGATATCATAAGTGGAAACACTTCACAGTCATGGGAAAGACTTGATGC TGGTGGTATCCTGTCACACTCTTTTGAGTTGGAGGGTAAAGTGAAAGGACTGTTTTATGGTTCCCCAGCAGTCATTACTTTCCGTATCCCGACTAAGTCAGCTCTACAG GAGGCATATTCAACTCCCATACTGCCTCTAGATGTCCTGGCTGAGAGACCTCCTGAAAAGAAGTTTGAGTGG GCTAAG AGGCTATTGGCAAAATATGGATCTGTAATTTCTGTCATCTCTATCGTGGTTCTTTTTGTGTACCTGGTTGCCACCCCTTCCAAGTCCAGTGCAGCAAAAGCAAGCAAGAAGAGGCGTTAA